GCGGGTCGTAGGTGGACCGGAGTGCGCGGTAGGTCGCTGAGCCGTACAGTTCGTCGAACTCTTCCTCCGGGTAGAACGACTCGGAGTAGAGAGATTTGTGGCCGTCGAGCTCGCTGACCTTGCGCTCGATGCGGCGGTTGGCGTGTCCGGGCTCGCCCGGGGTGGCCGGCACCGCCGACCAGAAGCCCACATTGGTGTAGGCATGCCCGCGCTTGAGCGGATACAGCGACCACGGCTGCTCCGGGTCGATACCGGGGCTGTCAGTACTCAGCCCGCTCGCGGAGTTCATGCTGAGCGGAGTCGAAGTGCTCCCGGCGCCGGGTTCGGCGAGCTTCAGCGGGCACAGCCAGATCGGCTCGATCGGGATCTCGTCCAGGAACCAGTTCACGAAGTCGGCGGTCCGCTCGATCGGCACCTCGATGTCCTGCACCACGCGCTCGCCGGGCGGCAGTCCCTTGCGGGCGTTGAGCTTGTCGCCGATGTCCCAGCGCTGGTCGTAGCCGATCAGCTTCCAGTAGAAACTCGACCGCAGATACTTCTTGGGCCAGAACCGGCGGATCTTCGGGTTCTGCGCGCCGAAGGCCCGCGAGCACCAGAACCAGTCGGTGTCCCAGCGCCACAGGTAGTCGCGGATGGTCAGCCGGTCCGTCTTCGGATACTCGACGTCGTCGTGCTGGATGGACCGGTAGAAGACGTCCATCCCGGTGTAGTCGCTCACCGGCCCGGGCTCGGCGGTCTGCCGCCCGAGGACCAGGTAGCACTCGTCGCGGGTGAAGACGACACCGTCGAGGTAGTCCACGCGTTCGCCGTCGTACTCGCGGGAGTCGACGACGCGGATCATTGCGGCCTGCAGGTCCTCGATCGAGCGGAACCGCACGTGCCGCAGCGCGACGAACGGCGGGACCTTCTCCAGTTCGATCTCCAGCCGCACCGAGTAGCCGAGGGTGCCGTACGAGTTGGGGAAGCCGTAGAAGAGGTCGGCGTGCTCGTTGTCGGGCCGGGCGATCACCAGTTCCCCGGTCGCGGTGAGGATCTCCATCTCGCGGACCGATTCGTGCGGCAGGCCGTTGCGGAACGACGTGCTCTCGATCCCGAGCCCGGTCACCGCGCCGCCGAGGGTGATCGTCTTGAGCTGCGGCACCACCAGCGGCACCAGTCCATAGGGGAGGGTGGCGTCGACCAGGTCCTCGTAGGTGGTCATTCCCGCCACCTGCGCGGTGCGGGCCGCCGGATCCACCGAGATCACCCGGTTCAGGCCGGACACGTCGAGCCCGGGGGCCGTGGTGGCGGCGCGCTTGCGGAACAGATTCGAGGTCTTCTTCGCCAGCCGGATGCCCGCTCCGTCGGGAATGGCGCGGTAGCTCGCCAACAGGCGATCCACTCCCTGCTGGAACGCTTTGGTACCGGATTCGAGCCGCGAGGAAGCCACGCATCCACCGTAGCGTGATCGGTCGGTACGGTGGATCGCAGGTCCCGCGGCAGGCGGGACGACATCTCGAACAAGGAGTAATCCACCGTGGGTCAGGTCACCGCCGCGTCATCCCTCGACATCGCCGCCGCTCCGGAGGTCGTGCTGGCCGCATTGTCCGACTACCGCGAGGTGCGCCCGGCGATCCTGCCCGCCAACTATCGCGACTACGCGGTCGTCGAGGGCGGCACCGGTGCGGGGACCGTCGTGCACTGGATTCTGCAGGCCACCGAGAAGCGCTCGCGCGACGTGCTCGCCGATGTGACGGCCTCCGCCGACTCGGTCACCGAGTCCGACCGCAACTCCTCGATGGTCACCGTCTACCGGGTGACCGCCGCGGGCACCGGCAGCCGCGTCGAGGTGATCACCACCTGGCAGGGCGCCGGCGGCATCGGCGGCTTCTTCGAGAAGACCTTCGCGCCCAAGGGTCTCGGCCGCATCCAGTCTGAGCTGCTCGGGAACCTCAAGACCCGCCTGGAGCCCTGAGCCGCCGCGGGCGCCGCCGCACCAAGCCTCTCCCGCTGCGCGACGGCGTCGACGCCACGCGAGTGGTACTCCGGCCGGAGTTGTTTCCGGCGCCGCCCACGGTGGCCGAGGCGCTGCTGGCGGCGCCGAGCCTGGCGGGGCTGACCGCGGCCGCACTGGCCGCCCAGCACGCCGCCGGCGCCGTCGTCGATGCCGACGGCCGCCCGGTTGATCTCGGCGCGCCGGTCCCGCGGCCCGTCCCGGTCTACCTCTACCGGGACCTGCCCGCCGAGTACGACGTGCCCTTCGGACTGGAGATCCTGCACGCCGACGACGACCTGGTCGTGGTCGACAAACCGCACTTCCTCGCCACCATGCCGCGCGGGCGGCACGTCACGCAGACGGCGCTCGTCCGCCTCCGCCGAGAGTTCGGGAACGACCATCTCGCGCCCGCGCATCGGCTCGACCGGCTCACCGCGGGCGTCCTCGTCTTCACGGCCCGCCCGGAGGTTCGTGCCGCGTACCAGGAGTTGTTCGCGAATCGTCTGGCGCGCAAGGTGTACCGGGCCGTCGCTCCGCTGCGGCCAGACGTCGGGGCCACGGTCCGGGTGGCGAACCGGATCGTCAAGACGTCGGGTGATCTCCGCGCGCGGGTGGTCGACGGCCCGGTCAACGCGGTCAGCGACATCACCCTCGAACGGGTCCGCGACGACGGCCTGGGGGAATACCTCCTGGTTCCGCAGACCGGCCGCACCCACCAGCTCCGCCTGCACATGTCCGGCCTCGGCATCCCGATCCTCGGCGACCCGCTGTATCCGGAGGTCGACGCGGACCTCGCCGCGGCCCCCGACCGGGGCGACTTCTCCCGTCCGCTGTGCCTGATCGCGTCCAGCCTGGCCTTCGCCGATCCGATCACCGGCGAAGAGCGGCGTTTCGAGAGCCGCCGGGCATGGTTCCCGCCCGGGTCCGCGCAGAACACCGGCCGCTGACGGTTCGCCGAGGGAAGATCGCCGCCGGCGGCGCTGAGACGGCCGATGTTCTGCGGTGATCGTCGGGTGGGCGAGCTCCTATCCTGGAGTCATGGCGATCATCGCGTCCCACGAGCACCATCCCGACCTGGGATGCGAGGCCGTGGTCTTCCTCGACACCGAATCCGACGCCTGCTTCCAGCTGCAACGGGATCTGCCCGGCGGCCCGCACGAGGAGCAGCACGCCATCACCACCGGGGCCAGTGCACCCGTCTACGGCGGGGTGCTGCAGTGGCGGCGCGTGGGCGACCGCTTCGAGTTCGCCCTCAACCGGCGGGCGACGGCCCTGTTCGCCGACGACGTGCTCTCGTTCGTGGTGACCCCGGCCGACGGGCAGAGCGTCGACCAACTCGCCGAGCATGTCGAGCGCCTGCTCGGGTGAGCGCACCGACTACCCTGGGCACCATGACTGATGCATTCGACCCCTCGGCCCTGTTCGGCGGCGGCGACAACCAGATGGCCGACCTCCTCGCGCAGGCGCAGGCCATGCAGAACCAGCTGTACCAGGCCCAGCAGGAGATCGCGGCGGCGAAGCTCATCGGCAGCGCGGGGAACGGACTGGTCACCATCGAGGGCAACGGCACCGGTGACATCACCGCGGTGACCATCGCCAAGGACGTGGTCGATCCCGAGGACGTCGACACCCTGCAGGACCTGATCCTGGGTGCGCTGGCCGACCTGGCGCTGTGCCGCGCCGCCCTGACCGAAGAGAAGCTGGGCCCGCTGTCGGCCGGCATGCCCGGCCTCGGCTGAGCCAGACACCGAAAGGGCCTGATGTACGAGGGGCCGATCCAGGTACTCATCGACCAGCTCGCGAAGCTTCCCGGGCTGGGGCCGAAGGGTGCCCAGCGCATCGCTTTCTCCCTGCTCGCGGGTGACAAACAGGAGATCGATCGCCTGGTCGAGGCGCTCGGCGAGGTCCGCGACAATGTGAACTTCTGCGCCGAATGCGGGAACGTCGCCGCCGACCGGCTCTGCCGGATCTGCAGTGACGCCCGGCGCGATGCGACCAAGATCTGTGTGGTCGAGGAGCCGAAGGACATCTACGCGATCGAGCGGACCAAGGAGTTCGACGGCCGCTACCACGTGCTCGGCGGTGCGCTCGACCCGCTGTCCGGGATCGGTCCGGACCAGCTGCGGATCCGTGAGCTGCTGCAACGACTCGCCAACCAGCCCGGCGGCGTCGACGTCACCGAGATCATCATCGCGACCGATCCGAACACCGAGGGCGAGGCGACCGCCACGTACCTGCTGCGCATGCTGAAGGACTTCCCCGGCCTGTCGATGACGCGCCTGGCCTCGGGTCTGCCGATGGGCAGCGACCTGGAGTTCGCCGACGAGCTCACTCTCGGCCGGGCGCTGTCCGGGCGGCGCGTTCTGGCCTGACCGCTGGGCGGAGACTAGCGTGAGCGGTGTGTCGAAGGGTTCCTCCGTCGAAGACCTCGCCGCCGCCGCGCACGCGATCGCGAGCCGCGACCTGCGGAGCGGGATCATCGCGGTCGACGGCCCCTCCGGCGCGGGGAAGAGCACCTTCGCCGACGCGCTCGCCGCACGACTCTCCGCGCTCGGCCGACGGGCCCTGCTGATCCGCACCGACTACTACGCCACCTGGGACGATCCGGCCGGCTGGTGGCCGGAACTCGAGCGCGATGTTCTCGCGCCGTTCCGCCGCAGCCACGACATCAGCCACCACCCCCGCATCTGGATCGACGGGGTACCGCACGCCGGCCCGGCCGAGCTGGTGCACTGGGCGCCGCTGCTGATCATCGAGGGCGTCACCGCCGCCCGGCAGGCGATCGCGGACCGGCTCACCCACGCGTTCTGGCTCGACGGCCCGCCCGCCGAGGAACGACTGGCCCGGACCGTCGCCCGCGACGGCGAGGACCAGCGGCCGAACCTGGCGGCGTGGCAGCACTTCGAGGACGGCTGGTTCGCCGTCGACGGGACGCGCCGCCGCTGCGAGGTCGTGCCCGTTTAGGCCGGCCGTGATCCGTGCGGACCCGGTGGCCGAGGCCGCCTGAGTGCCGCTCAGCGTGCCGCGGCGATCCGTTCCCGGCGGAGCAGGTCGATCTCGGG
The nucleotide sequence above comes from Gordonia sp. PP30. Encoded proteins:
- a CDS encoding YbaB/EbfC family nucleoid-associated protein, encoding MTDAFDPSALFGGGDNQMADLLAQAQAMQNQLYQAQQEIAAAKLIGSAGNGLVTIEGNGTGDITAVTIAKDVVDPEDVDTLQDLILGALADLALCRAALTEEKLGPLSAGMPGLG
- a CDS encoding SRPBCC family protein, which gives rise to MGQVTAASSLDIAAAPEVVLAALSDYREVRPAILPANYRDYAVVEGGTGAGTVVHWILQATEKRSRDVLADVTASADSVTESDRNSSMVTVYRVTAAGTGSRVEVITTWQGAGGIGGFFEKTFAPKGLGRIQSELLGNLKTRLEP
- a CDS encoding (d)CMP kinase, which gives rise to MSGVSKGSSVEDLAAAAHAIASRDLRSGIIAVDGPSGAGKSTFADALAARLSALGRRALLIRTDYYATWDDPAGWWPELERDVLAPFRRSHDISHHPRIWIDGVPHAGPAELVHWAPLLIIEGVTAARQAIADRLTHAFWLDGPPAEERLARTVARDGEDQRPNLAAWQHFEDGWFAVDGTRRRCEVVPV
- a CDS encoding FAD-binding oxidoreductase, which encodes MASSRLESGTKAFQQGVDRLLASYRAIPDGAGIRLAKKTSNLFRKRAATTAPGLDVSGLNRVISVDPAARTAQVAGMTTYEDLVDATLPYGLVPLVVPQLKTITLGGAVTGLGIESTSFRNGLPHESVREMEILTATGELVIARPDNEHADLFYGFPNSYGTLGYSVRLEIELEKVPPFVALRHVRFRSIEDLQAAMIRVVDSREYDGERVDYLDGVVFTRDECYLVLGRQTAEPGPVSDYTGMDVFYRSIQHDDVEYPKTDRLTIRDYLWRWDTDWFWCSRAFGAQNPKIRRFWPKKYLRSSFYWKLIGYDQRWDIGDKLNARKGLPPGERVVQDIEVPIERTADFVNWFLDEIPIEPIWLCPLKLAEPGAGSTSTPLSMNSASGLSTDSPGIDPEQPWSLYPLKRGHAYTNVGFWSAVPATPGEPGHANRRIERKVSELDGHKSLYSESFYPEEEFDELYGSATYRALRSTYDPRGRLASLYEKAVKRA
- the recR gene encoding recombination mediator RecR, with the translated sequence MYEGPIQVLIDQLAKLPGLGPKGAQRIAFSLLAGDKQEIDRLVEALGEVRDNVNFCAECGNVAADRLCRICSDARRDATKICVVEEPKDIYAIERTKEFDGRYHVLGGALDPLSGIGPDQLRIRELLQRLANQPGGVDVTEIIIATDPNTEGEATATYLLRMLKDFPGLSMTRLASGLPMGSDLEFADELTLGRALSGRRVLA
- a CDS encoding pseudouridine synthase, whose product is MVLRPELFPAPPTVAEALLAAPSLAGLTAAALAAQHAAGAVVDADGRPVDLGAPVPRPVPVYLYRDLPAEYDVPFGLEILHADDDLVVVDKPHFLATMPRGRHVTQTALVRLRREFGNDHLAPAHRLDRLTAGVLVFTARPEVRAAYQELFANRLARKVYRAVAPLRPDVGATVRVANRIVKTSGDLRARVVDGPVNAVSDITLERVRDDGLGEYLLVPQTGRTHQLRLHMSGLGIPILGDPLYPEVDADLAAAPDRGDFSRPLCLIASSLAFADPITGEERRFESRRAWFPPGSAQNTGR